From the genome of Myripristis murdjan chromosome 22, fMyrMur1.1, whole genome shotgun sequence, one region includes:
- the asmt2 gene encoding acetylserotonin O-methyltransferase 2, translating into MAEHLSQSELDYPFKLLEYFNGFRVSKVIFSACELGVFDLLLKAQRPLSAEHVARELSTSVDGMERLLDVLVGIEILEVETVDGTVLYSSSDVANLYLAKGSAKSLHDMIIYQSQTIYPLWSNMVEAVREGKNQNEKTFGLPAEDIFQAIYRSEEEMLKFMGLMNSSWVLDGHDIVTAFNLSCFKNIVDLGGCSGALAREVAKAYPSSSVTVFDLPQVVETAQKHFSEEDDTIVFQAGDFFSGEIPPADLYILARIIHDWNEEKCLNLLRKIYDSCQPGGGVLLVEAMLFENRRGPVMAQIFSLNMLVQTEGREHPPSRYCSMLSRSGFHGAQVCRTGKSYDAILAFR; encoded by the exons ATGGCAGAGCATCTTTCCCAGAGTGAGCTGGACTACCCGTTTAAACTTCTGGAGTATTTTAATGGCTTCAGGGTGTCCAAG GTGATCTTCTCAGCCTGTGAGCTGGGGGTCTTTGACCTCCTGCTAAAAGCCCAGAGGCCCCTGAGTGCAGAGCATGTGGCCCGGGAGCTGAGCACCAGCGTGGACGGCATGGAGAGGCTGCTGGACGTCCTGGTGGGCATCGAGATCCTGGAGGTGGAGACGGTGGACGGGACAG TCCTGTACAGCAGCTCTGACGTGGCGAACCTTTACCTGGCCAAAGGCAGCGCCAAGTCTCTGCACGACATGATCATCTACCAGTCCCAGACCATCTACCCGCTGTGGAGCAACATGGTGGAGGCTGTGAG GGAGGGAAAGAACCAGAACGAAAAGACCTTTGGCCTCCCGGCTGAGGATATTTTCCAGGCCATTTACAG GTCGGAGGAGGAGATGCTGAAGTTCATGGGTCTGATGAATTCCTCGTGGGTTCTGGACGGACACGACATCGTGACGGCGTTCAACCTCTCCTGCTTTAAGAACATCGTGGATCTTGGAG GATGCTCTGGGGCTCTGGCGCGCGAGGTGGCGAAGGCGTACCCCTCCTCCTCGGTGACGGTGTTTGACCTCCCGCAGGTGGTGGAGACGGCCCAGAAGCATTTCTCTGAGGAGGACGACACCATTGTGTTTCAAGCTG GAGATTTCTTCAGCGGCGAGATCCCCCCCGCCGACCTCTACATCCTGGCGAGGATCATTCACGACTGGAACGAGGAGAAGTGCCTGAATCTGCTGAGGAAGATCTATGACAGCTGCCAGCcag GTGGCGGCGTCCTGCTGGTGGAGGCGATGCTGTTTGAGAACAGGCGAGGGCCCGTCATGGCTCAGATCTTCTCTCTGAACATGCTGGTGCAGACGGAGGGCCGCGAGCACCCGCCCTCGCGCTACTGCAGCATGCTGAGCCGCAGCGGCTTCCACGGCGCGCAGGTCTGCCGCACGGGCAAGAGCTACGACGCCATCCTGGCCTTCAGATGA